The Acidobacteriota bacterium genome has a window encoding:
- a CDS encoding manganese efflux pump MntP family protein has protein sequence MDLVMLLGIALGLAMDAFSVAIGVSIALGGTSRRQTFRLAWHFGLFQAMMPVIGWLAGTSVRPLIEGWDHWLAFVLLSAVGGRMILESVRGDAAVTTPTDPTRGWSLVVLSLATSIDALAVGLSFAALGIQVWMPAAVIGITAAAMTLLGTLGGRALGARFGSRMAVVGGVVLISIGIWILFEHVVLI, from the coding sequence GTGGATCTCGTCATGCTGCTCGGCATCGCGCTCGGTCTCGCGATGGACGCGTTCTCAGTCGCAATCGGCGTCAGCATCGCCCTCGGTGGCACATCGAGGCGACAGACCTTCCGCCTGGCGTGGCACTTTGGTCTATTTCAGGCCATGATGCCGGTCATCGGGTGGCTGGCCGGCACCTCCGTCCGACCGTTGATCGAGGGTTGGGACCACTGGCTCGCCTTCGTCCTGCTCAGCGCTGTCGGTGGACGAATGATCCTGGAGTCGGTTCGCGGCGACGCCGCCGTGACGACGCCAACGGACCCCACGCGGGGATGGTCCCTGGTCGTACTTTCCCTGGCGACCAGCATCGACGCGCTTGCCGTCGGCCTGAGCTTCGCCGCCCTTGGAATTCAGGTGTGGATGCCGGCCGCGGTCATCGGCATCACGGCCGCTGCCATGACTCTGTTGGGCACCCTCGGAGGCCGCGCGCTGGGAGCGCGCTTCGGCTCACGCATGGCCGTCGTCGGAGGAGTTGTCCTGATCTCGATCGGTATCTGGATCCTGTTCGAGCACGTCGTGCTCATCTGA
- a CDS encoding diguanylate cyclase, which translates to MLISVVTWWALAGVAGVAMTAVPILWYVARLMPAKKGAGSWMAWLVVGMGAVVGLCGLLWAGAPFAVGEALIAAGLVMLALVTEPSDSDLGRHPYRWTAFTAVALSVGALVLPAVAWRGLLGMVLFLVAIWLAVRARGADRRPVFDLAVAPIAFAGVGLMLGVIRPSFASASDAAIGLLMVGGCGVLAAATVISFAGTEIAVLRESLDSLEDEHEHLLRLAESDPLTGCPTRQALRAWFERWRGDEPVSVVLIDVDELRRINERHGHGAGDEALKLVADVLKQSTRPGDLVVRWGGDEFVAVLQGADHEAAKRRFAGLIRVLEEATAAFPYPDPLRVNWGVASCAAPSDISHALAEADERMYAMQRRRRDDAT; encoded by the coding sequence ATGACGGCCGTGCCCATCCTGTGGTACGTGGCGCGCCTGATGCCAGCCAAGAAGGGCGCCGGCTCCTGGATGGCATGGCTGGTGGTAGGAATGGGAGCGGTGGTCGGCCTCTGCGGGCTCCTGTGGGCAGGTGCCCCCTTCGCCGTCGGGGAGGCGCTGATCGCTGCAGGGCTCGTGATGCTGGCCCTCGTCACGGAACCGTCCGACTCGGATCTCGGCCGTCACCCGTACCGCTGGACGGCTTTCACGGCCGTCGCCCTGAGCGTCGGCGCGCTTGTCCTGCCCGCGGTCGCATGGCGAGGCCTTCTCGGCATGGTGCTGTTCCTGGTCGCCATCTGGTTGGCCGTACGCGCACGCGGCGCTGATCGGCGTCCGGTTTTCGATCTTGCAGTCGCGCCGATTGCCTTTGCCGGCGTGGGACTCATGCTCGGTGTGATCCGGCCGTCGTTCGCGAGCGCGTCCGATGCAGCCATCGGTTTGCTGATGGTAGGTGGCTGCGGAGTTCTCGCGGCGGCGACGGTCATCTCGTTCGCGGGGACCGAGATCGCAGTGCTCCGCGAGTCGCTCGATAGCCTCGAAGATGAGCATGAGCATCTCCTCAGACTGGCGGAATCCGATCCGCTCACCGGCTGTCCGACCCGCCAGGCGCTGCGTGCGTGGTTCGAGCGATGGCGCGGTGACGAGCCCGTTTCAGTGGTGTTGATCGATGTCGACGAGCTCAGGCGCATCAACGAGCGCCACGGCCACGGAGCCGGGGACGAAGCTCTGAAGCTCGTTGCAGACGTGCTCAAGCAGTCGACGCGGCCCGGAGATCTGGTGGTGCGGTGGGGGGGTGACGAGTTCGTGGCGGTTCTGCAGGGTGCAGATCACGAAGCCGCCAAGCGGCGGTTCGCGGGCCTCATCCGTGTGCTCGAGGAAGCAACCGCCGCCTTTCCCTACCCGGATCCCCTGCGCGTGAACTGGGGGGTCGCCTCGTGTGCAGCGCCGTCGGATATCTCTCACGCCCTGGCCGAGGCCGACGAGCGCATGTACGCCATGCAACGCCGCCGCCGTGACGACGCCACCTGA